One stretch of Thermococcus sp. 21S9 DNA includes these proteins:
- a CDS encoding HdeD family acid-resistance protein: MEYGELKKNWAWLLGLGIIFVTLGFAGLLLLPLVTITSVAIFGAFMLVAGALQIAQGIAKARDWKSRGLHILMGVIYVIGGIATLENPVLATTVLTLVLGFSLIAIGAIRIGVAFQNRDVSQWALMTLSGVLTIFLGVLIVLQWPWSSLWAIGLFVSVDLIMSGANFIAIALAAKAEGERTPARG; encoded by the coding sequence ATGGAGTACGGTGAGCTCAAGAAGAACTGGGCCTGGTTGTTGGGCCTTGGAATAATCTTCGTGACCCTCGGATTCGCTGGGTTGCTCCTCCTGCCACTGGTGACGATAACGAGCGTTGCCATCTTCGGAGCCTTCATGCTCGTCGCCGGAGCGCTTCAGATTGCGCAGGGAATAGCGAAGGCCAGGGACTGGAAGAGCAGGGGCCTGCACATACTCATGGGTGTCATCTACGTCATAGGCGGTATAGCGACCCTTGAGAACCCCGTTCTCGCGACGACCGTACTGACGCTCGTCCTCGGGTTCTCGCTGATTGCAATAGGTGCGATAAGGATTGGAGTTGCCTTCCAGAACAGAGATGTGAGCCAGTGGGCGCTGATGACCCTGTCGGGAGTCCTGACGATATTCCTTGGCGTCCTGATAGTGCTCCAGTGGCCCTGGTCGAGCCTCTGGGCGATTGGACTGTTCGTGTCAGTTGACCTCATAATGAGCGGTGCCAACTTCATCGCGATAGCGCTGGCGGCGAAGGCAGAGGGCGAAAGGACTCCTGCAAGGGGGTGA
- a CDS encoding YkgJ family cysteine cluster protein — protein sequence MRFKPKPFTEPVGFRCLYCLDCCRGRHVYLTLKDVERIAKAGNDPQDFVTFSVEGDKIRFVLAVREWDLGCVFHDPETGKCRIHEVRPIICRIYPFMVSKKPLGVEGEMPFRYKGETLWLYFDESCPGINSENPETTITPEEIAELGLEFEREFEKTDMDGFARLLDELEK from the coding sequence ATGCGCTTCAAACCGAAACCCTTCACAGAGCCAGTTGGCTTCCGCTGTCTCTACTGCCTCGACTGTTGCAGGGGAAGGCACGTCTACCTGACTCTGAAGGACGTCGAGCGAATAGCCAAAGCCGGAAACGACCCCCAGGACTTCGTGACTTTCTCGGTTGAAGGGGATAAGATACGCTTCGTTCTCGCCGTCCGCGAGTGGGATTTGGGTTGCGTCTTCCACGACCCTGAAACCGGTAAGTGCCGGATTCACGAGGTCAGGCCGATTATCTGCCGTATTTACCCATTCATGGTCTCTAAGAAACCGCTCGGCGTCGAGGGGGAGATGCCCTTCCGGTACAAAGGAGAAACCCTGTGGCTCTACTTCGATGAGAGCTGTCCCGGAATAAACTCCGAAAACCCGGAAACGACGATAACGCCCGAGGAGATAGCGGAGCTCGGGCTTGAGTTCGAGAGGGAGTTCGAGAAGACAGATATGGACGGCTTTGCAAGGCTACTCGACGAGCTCGAAAAGTAA
- a CDS encoding PUA domain-containing protein, whose translation MSQELRYRRASAWEYDLILREAEKYGELKHHFFAVVEGKFRDVYAVNERVWRELEGLAVKPYAYGTFVGTIKVDNLVEKFYPNVEFFYFVEVEKNYAVLSPKAGFLFTTGKDVPRSGVRKYVWQGTKKLVIYDENGIILGIGRINPESRRKFILNVTDIGEFLRRKR comes from the coding sequence ATGAGCCAGGAACTCCGCTACCGCCGTGCCTCCGCATGGGAGTACGACTTAATCCTTCGCGAGGCCGAGAAGTACGGCGAGTTGAAGCACCATTTCTTCGCCGTCGTCGAGGGTAAGTTCAGGGACGTTTACGCCGTCAACGAGAGGGTCTGGAGGGAGCTTGAAGGCCTGGCCGTCAAACCCTACGCCTACGGAACCTTCGTCGGCACGATTAAGGTTGACAACCTCGTTGAAAAGTTCTACCCCAACGTCGAGTTCTTCTACTTTGTTGAGGTCGAGAAGAACTACGCGGTGCTGAGTCCAAAGGCCGGCTTCCTCTTCACCACGGGCAAGGACGTCCCGAGGAGTGGTGTGAGGAAATACGTCTGGCAGGGGACGAAGAAGCTCGTAATCTACGACGAGAACGGGATTATCCTCGGCATTGGCAGGATAAACCCCGAAAGCAGGAGGAAGTTTATCCTGAACGTCACCGACATCGGGGAGTTCCTGAGACGGAAGCGCTGA
- a CDS encoding KaiC domain-containing protein yields the protein MIKKVKTGIPGMDEILHGGIPERNVVLLSGGPGTGKTIFSQQFIWNGLQMGEPGIYVALEEHPVQVRQNMAQFGWDVRKYEEEGLFAMVDAFTAGIGKSKEYEKYIVHDLTDIREFIDVLRTAVKDLGAKRVVIDSVTTLYINKPAMARSIVMQLKRVLAGLGVTSILVSQISVGERGFGGPGVEHGVDGIIRLDLDEIDGELKRSLIVWKMRGTSHSMRRHPFEITDKGIVVYPDKVLKRKAIVEIE from the coding sequence ATGATTAAGAAGGTCAAGACCGGCATTCCCGGCATGGACGAAATCCTTCACGGTGGAATCCCCGAGAGGAACGTCGTCCTGCTCAGCGGTGGGCCGGGAACGGGGAAGACGATATTCAGCCAGCAGTTCATATGGAACGGACTCCAGATGGGTGAGCCTGGCATTTACGTTGCCCTCGAGGAGCACCCGGTTCAGGTGAGGCAGAACATGGCCCAGTTCGGCTGGGACGTCAGAAAGTACGAGGAAGAGGGCCTCTTCGCGATGGTGGACGCCTTCACCGCTGGAATCGGCAAGAGCAAGGAGTACGAGAAGTACATCGTCCACGACCTGACCGACATCAGGGAGTTCATAGACGTCCTCAGGACGGCCGTGAAGGACCTCGGGGCCAAGCGCGTCGTTATCGACTCGGTTACGACGCTCTACATCAACAAGCCGGCGATGGCGAGGAGCATCGTCATGCAGCTCAAGCGCGTTTTAGCGGGTCTCGGGGTTACGAGCATACTCGTTAGCCAGATAAGCGTCGGCGAGCGCGGATTCGGCGGACCCGGCGTTGAGCACGGCGTTGACGGCATAATAAGGCTCGACCTTGACGAGATTGACGGCGAGCTCAAGCGCTCGCTGATAGTCTGGAAGATGCGCGGAACCAGTCACTCCATGAGGAGGCACCCGTTCGAGATAACCGACAAGGGAATCGTGGTCTATCCTGACAAGGTGCTGAAGAGAAAGGCCATCGTTGAGATTGAGTGA
- the speD gene encoding adenosylmethionine decarboxylase, with protein METIGFHYVVEAAGCDPEILGNADKIRQIFLEAAKVGNMEVKSSYFFKFSPTGVSGVVIVAESHISIHTWPEKGYAALDVYTCGTKAEPEKAVDYILDKLKAKYAHVSEIKRGIEEDDETFTHMIMTWEESLRKNGNGS; from the coding sequence ATAGAGACCATTGGCTTTCACTACGTTGTGGAAGCGGCCGGGTGCGACCCAGAGATACTCGGTAACGCTGACAAGATAAGACAGATATTCCTTGAGGCGGCTAAGGTCGGCAACATGGAGGTCAAGTCAAGCTACTTCTTCAAGTTCTCACCAACTGGGGTCAGCGGAGTCGTCATCGTTGCGGAGAGCCACATCTCGATTCACACGTGGCCCGAAAAAGGTTATGCGGCTTTGGACGTTTACACCTGCGGAACCAAGGCCGAGCCCGAGAAGGCCGTTGACTACATCCTCGACAAGCTCAAGGCCAAGTACGCCCACGTCTCCGAGATAAAGAGGGGCATCGAGGAGGACGATGAAACGTTCACCCACATGATAATGACCTGGGAAGAGAGCCTCAGGAAAAACGGAAACGGAAGTTAA
- a CDS encoding protein translocase subunit SecF — translation MARKKAKKPGEPNEFRAKKREKLRFLAEMEPRKMIIYPLAVFIIALLLLAVHFPPLGIDLKGGVVVTGYGINANPDQVEKWLSSELGVNVNVESFTSVEGTKGIRVYAPAGVDPVKIINLLKQKYPNAEYTHSEVLPTFGELAKKQGIKAIAFAFLAMAVVVFLFFRNPVSSLAIIFSALSDMTIAVAMMGVFGIQLTTATIAALLMLIGYTVDSNILLTTKLTRRKEDTIEEAYLSAVSTGFTMSTTTLGALFMLWLISTSPTIDNIAIVLIFGLLADFMNTWIFNAGVLRWYLSTRGVKA, via the coding sequence ATGGCCAGGAAGAAGGCTAAAAAGCCCGGAGAACCCAACGAGTTCCGGGCGAAAAAGCGCGAAAAGCTCAGGTTTTTGGCCGAGATGGAACCAAGGAAGATGATAATCTACCCGCTCGCGGTTTTCATAATCGCACTGCTCCTGCTGGCGGTGCACTTCCCTCCACTCGGCATTGACCTCAAGGGCGGTGTCGTGGTTACCGGTTACGGGATAAACGCAAACCCCGACCAGGTGGAGAAGTGGCTCAGCAGTGAGCTCGGCGTCAACGTCAACGTTGAAAGCTTCACCAGCGTTGAGGGAACGAAGGGAATCCGCGTTTACGCTCCCGCCGGAGTTGACCCGGTTAAGATTATCAACCTCCTCAAGCAGAAGTACCCCAACGCCGAGTACACCCACAGTGAGGTTCTGCCGACGTTTGGAGAGCTCGCCAAAAAGCAGGGAATCAAAGCAATAGCATTCGCATTCCTCGCGATGGCGGTGGTGGTCTTCCTGTTCTTCAGGAACCCTGTCTCATCGCTGGCAATAATATTCTCGGCCCTCTCCGACATGACGATAGCGGTTGCCATGATGGGCGTCTTCGGAATCCAGCTGACGACAGCGACGATAGCCGCGTTGCTGATGCTCATAGGTTACACCGTTGACAGTAACATTCTCCTGACCACCAAGCTCACGCGCAGGAAGGAGGACACCATAGAGGAGGCCTACCTGAGCGCGGTATCGACGGGCTTTACCATGAGCACCACGACGCTTGGAGCCCTCTTCATGCTCTGGCTCATCTCAACGTCGCCGACGATAGACAACATAGCAATAGTCCTCATCTTCGGTCTCCTTGCAGACTTCATGAACACCTGGATTTTCAACGCCGGCGTTCTCAGGTGGTATCTCTCCACAAGGGGGGTTAAGGCATGA
- a CDS encoding preprotein translocase subunit SecD has protein sequence MNRKLKKLLFNWRIILLIIFLSGSIATLATRPLTFGIDISGGVALIAQTEHPVDSKTMELVVDSLQKRLNTYGLRDVQVQGQGNDIVVVKVANVTSAEEANALKKVIESQGVFYMEFDGVIFGTGKDITYVGVYQIKPDNSWAVPFRISKAAAEKFAELAKGKAGWPVDMFLDPPVNSLLVVPKSLYDLMNSTAFNAQAPQAPYLIERIHKAFNITTIAYANQSAEELKKLADGKPIVLVDVGENLVDPLKSMNVSVRYIPRQSGVTDTDFIKSVLGLYGPYSLGEGLANGEPQTDVQITGHAANRLQAEQEAKTVYTVLKSGSLPVKLKVIGMQFISPKLGESFKTQALYAGIAALIAVLLIVYFHYRRWKIAIPVASTSLFEVTIILGIAALIKWNLDLPSIAGIIAAIGTGVDQQIVITDELLGGERSTKITRRASSLKRIGRAFFIIFASAATTIAAMSFLLVYFVGTLKGFAVTTIIGVLIGIFVTRPAYAEIAKYLVGED, from the coding sequence ATGAACAGGAAGCTTAAGAAGTTGCTCTTCAACTGGAGGATAATCCTTCTCATCATATTCCTCTCGGGTTCCATAGCGACCCTCGCCACCCGGCCCCTTACCTTTGGAATAGACATCTCGGGTGGAGTTGCGCTCATAGCGCAGACCGAGCACCCCGTTGACTCCAAGACGATGGAACTCGTCGTGGATTCCCTCCAGAAGCGTTTGAACACCTACGGTCTCCGCGACGTCCAGGTTCAGGGACAGGGTAACGACATAGTTGTAGTCAAGGTCGCGAACGTGACGAGTGCAGAAGAGGCAAACGCCCTCAAAAAGGTCATTGAGAGCCAGGGTGTCTTCTACATGGAGTTCGACGGCGTGATATTTGGAACGGGTAAGGACATAACCTACGTTGGTGTTTACCAGATTAAGCCCGACAACAGCTGGGCGGTTCCTTTCAGGATTTCCAAGGCCGCCGCAGAGAAGTTCGCCGAGCTGGCCAAGGGCAAAGCCGGCTGGCCCGTTGACATGTTCCTTGACCCTCCTGTCAACTCGCTCCTCGTCGTTCCCAAGAGCCTCTACGACCTCATGAACAGCACTGCCTTCAACGCCCAGGCACCCCAGGCTCCTTACCTGATAGAGAGAATTCACAAGGCCTTTAACATAACCACGATAGCTTACGCCAACCAGAGCGCCGAGGAACTCAAGAAGCTCGCCGATGGTAAGCCGATAGTCCTCGTTGACGTCGGCGAGAACCTCGTTGACCCGCTTAAGTCAATGAACGTGAGCGTCCGCTACATACCGAGGCAGAGTGGAGTTACCGACACCGACTTCATCAAGAGCGTCCTCGGTCTCTACGGCCCGTACTCCCTCGGTGAGGGCCTTGCCAACGGCGAACCCCAGACGGATGTCCAGATAACCGGCCACGCGGCAAACAGGCTTCAGGCGGAGCAGGAAGCCAAGACCGTCTACACCGTCCTCAAGAGCGGTTCGCTCCCGGTCAAGCTCAAGGTTATCGGAATGCAGTTCATCTCGCCCAAGCTGGGAGAGAGCTTCAAGACCCAGGCCCTCTACGCGGGAATAGCGGCGTTGATAGCCGTCCTGCTGATAGTCTACTTCCACTACAGGAGGTGGAAGATAGCCATACCCGTTGCCAGCACGAGCCTCTTCGAGGTCACGATAATCCTCGGCATCGCAGCGTTAATCAAGTGGAACCTTGACCTGCCGAGTATTGCAGGTATCATCGCGGCAATAGGTACGGGAGTTGACCAGCAGATAGTCATCACCGATGAGCTCCTCGGAGGCGAGAGGTCAACGAAGATAACGAGGCGTGCCAGCAGTCTCAAGAGGATTGGAAGGGCGTTCTTCATTATATTCGCCTCGGCCGCGACGACGATAGCTGCCATGAGCTTCCTACTGGTCTACTTCGTCGGAACCCTAAAGGGATTCGCAGTGACGACCATCATCGGTGTCCTCATCGGAATCTTCGTCACGAGGCCTGCCTACGCCGAGATAGCCAAGTACCTCGTCGGTGAGGACTGA
- a CDS encoding TrkA family potassium uptake protein produces MYVIIMGAGRVGYLVAKMLEEDGHDVTIIEMNRDRAKELSMQINGLVIEGDATDPKTLEEANIKQADAFAALTGKDDANLLACILAKNLNPNVKTSLRISNPKNRRIFEEVGDLKKYFDFVISPEEIAAEYISRNIVTPGFDRVLFPKEGAEIVRFNIDENSKIAGKLVKELKLPKDALIIAVYDEKGNLIIPSGDTRLPERGQVIVFAKNSVLKEVKELLEGGE; encoded by the coding sequence ATGTACGTCATAATAATGGGAGCCGGCAGGGTTGGTTACCTCGTCGCCAAGATGCTCGAGGAGGACGGCCACGACGTTACGATAATCGAGATGAACAGGGACAGGGCAAAGGAGCTCTCAATGCAGATAAACGGCCTTGTGATAGAGGGCGACGCAACGGACCCGAAGACGCTGGAAGAAGCAAACATAAAGCAGGCCGACGCCTTCGCGGCTTTAACTGGCAAGGACGACGCGAATTTACTGGCCTGCATCCTGGCGAAGAACCTCAACCCGAACGTCAAGACCTCACTTAGGATAAGCAACCCCAAGAACAGGAGAATCTTCGAGGAGGTCGGCGACCTGAAGAAGTACTTCGACTTCGTGATTTCACCGGAGGAGATAGCGGCGGAGTACATCAGCAGGAACATAGTCACGCCGGGATTCGATAGGGTGCTCTTCCCCAAGGAGGGTGCGGAGATAGTGCGCTTCAACATAGACGAGAACAGCAAGATTGCCGGAAAACTCGTTAAGGAGCTCAAGCTCCCCAAGGACGCGCTTATCATAGCGGTTTACGATGAGAAAGGCAACTTAATCATCCCGTCCGGCGATACAAGGTTGCCAGAGAGGGGTCAGGTCATCGTCTTCGCCAAGAACTCCGTCCTCAAGGAAGTGAAGGAACTTTTGGAGGGCGGGGAGTAG
- a CDS encoding V-type ATP synthase subunit H has translation MEDVIKRIVDAEKEAEERIERAKEDAKAIVLKAKEEAKAIEEEILSKAQVEADSLVQKAREAGEAEAKKILQEGEKEIEALRAKAEANFESAITQAIELVRGG, from the coding sequence ATGGAGGACGTCATCAAGCGGATTGTTGATGCAGAAAAAGAAGCAGAGGAACGTATTGAGCGCGCCAAAGAGGACGCAAAGGCCATCGTCCTCAAGGCCAAGGAAGAGGCCAAGGCCATAGAGGAGGAAATCCTTTCCAAAGCCCAGGTTGAGGCCGATTCCCTCGTCCAGAAGGCGAGGGAAGCGGGGGAGGCCGAGGCCAAGAAAATCCTCCAGGAGGGTGAGAAGGAAATCGAGGCCCTCCGCGCGAAGGCCGAGGCCAACTTTGAGAGCGCCATAACCCAGGCAATAGAGCTCGTGAGAGGGGGCTGA
- a CDS encoding V-type ATP synthase subunit I, producing MFRPEEMVKLDVITLNRYKDELLTYLHEAGLVEIRELDVKVAQKDTPNEYHRKAASYSITISRLADFLKAHKKAQGGGIKEFFFPKEKPKRTYRYEGIEKLIKDVEEFLSKVEPEIKAVEGKLSSLQTEIERIKEAIATLELLSVFKLPVQYLRHSGLVEVSVGSVDRAKLGALLEDLKKITEGKVAVVTKELGDKVLLAIANLSKDHDKVNSVLAKHSFERIEVPEGEGTPDELVKEYRKKLDAKLEELKETKKEAEKLAEKYYDDVVFYQELMENERDKANVLPMLARTNMTFALTGWLPRVDVPKVLEGIKKVTQGKAYINVREPSKDEIEEIPIKLKNPGWARPFEMLTEMYGVPRYDEIDPTPIIAFTYSFFFGFMLTDFMYGLIVGIVAALLVKGHKKFNDGTYKFAYTLLVSSFFTMLMGILFGSYFGNAGDIVLQHITGNPNAQFPRIADALKDPMFVLMLALAIGLAHLFTGYTIGFIVKWKNGDKKGALLEQLPWMLIILSIVFFATKNASLMLPAKALFGIGIVLFAIGEIVSNGGLAALMIISDFFGFVGTWLSYARLMALALATSGIAMVVNVLAAMVWGIKISVVPLGIIIGLIIFVGGQLFSTAINALGAFVHSLRLQYVEFFGTFYSGDGKPFTPFKSKREVSKLELKADGGA from the coding sequence ATGTTCAGGCCCGAGGAGATGGTCAAGCTCGACGTCATAACGCTCAACCGCTACAAGGACGAGCTGTTGACGTACCTTCACGAGGCCGGGCTCGTGGAGATTCGCGAGCTCGACGTTAAGGTTGCCCAAAAGGACACTCCAAACGAGTACCATCGAAAGGCCGCTTCCTACAGCATAACTATCTCGAGGCTCGCCGACTTTCTCAAGGCCCACAAAAAGGCTCAGGGTGGAGGAATAAAGGAGTTCTTCTTCCCGAAGGAGAAACCAAAGAGAACCTACCGCTACGAGGGCATTGAGAAGCTCATCAAGGACGTTGAGGAGTTCCTCTCGAAGGTCGAGCCCGAGATAAAGGCCGTTGAGGGTAAGCTTAGCTCGCTCCAGACCGAGATTGAGAGGATTAAAGAGGCCATAGCCACCCTCGAACTCCTGTCGGTCTTCAAGCTCCCCGTTCAGTACCTCAGGCACAGCGGTCTCGTCGAGGTTTCCGTCGGTTCCGTCGATAGGGCCAAGCTCGGGGCCCTCCTTGAGGACCTCAAGAAAATCACCGAGGGCAAGGTCGCCGTCGTGACCAAAGAGCTCGGCGACAAGGTTCTCCTGGCGATAGCCAACCTCTCGAAGGACCACGACAAGGTCAACTCCGTCCTTGCCAAGCACTCCTTCGAGAGGATTGAGGTTCCAGAGGGTGAGGGAACGCCCGACGAGCTCGTCAAGGAGTACAGGAAGAAGCTCGACGCCAAGCTTGAGGAACTCAAGGAGACGAAGAAGGAAGCCGAGAAGCTCGCCGAGAAGTACTACGACGACGTCGTTTTCTATCAGGAGCTGATGGAGAACGAGCGCGACAAGGCCAACGTTCTCCCGATGCTCGCAAGGACGAACATGACGTTCGCTTTAACGGGCTGGCTCCCGAGGGTCGACGTTCCGAAGGTCCTCGAGGGCATAAAGAAGGTCACCCAAGGAAAGGCCTACATAAACGTCCGCGAGCCGAGCAAGGATGAAATCGAGGAGATTCCGATTAAGCTCAAGAACCCCGGCTGGGCGAGACCCTTCGAGATGCTCACCGAGATGTACGGCGTTCCGAGATATGACGAGATAGACCCGACGCCGATAATAGCCTTCACGTACTCGTTCTTCTTCGGCTTCATGCTCACCGACTTCATGTACGGTCTCATCGTCGGCATCGTCGCGGCACTGCTCGTCAAGGGCCACAAGAAGTTCAACGACGGAACCTACAAGTTTGCCTACACCCTGCTCGTCAGCTCGTTCTTCACGATGCTCATGGGAATCCTCTTCGGCAGTTACTTCGGCAACGCCGGCGACATAGTCCTCCAGCACATCACCGGCAACCCGAACGCCCAGTTCCCACGCATAGCGGACGCCTTGAAGGACCCGATGTTCGTCCTAATGCTCGCACTCGCCATAGGTCTCGCGCACCTCTTCACCGGCTACACCATAGGCTTCATCGTCAAGTGGAAGAACGGTGACAAGAAGGGTGCTCTGCTGGAACAGCTCCCCTGGATGCTCATAATACTCAGCATAGTCTTCTTCGCGACCAAGAACGCCTCGCTGATGCTCCCGGCCAAGGCACTCTTCGGAATCGGCATAGTCCTCTTTGCAATCGGCGAGATAGTGTCCAACGGCGGTCTCGCGGCACTGATGATAATATCGGACTTCTTCGGCTTCGTGGGAACTTGGCTCAGCTACGCAAGGCTTATGGCCCTTGCACTGGCAACCAGCGGAATAGCGATGGTCGTCAACGTCCTCGCCGCGATGGTCTGGGGAATCAAGATAAGCGTCGTTCCGCTCGGAATCATCATCGGTTTGATTATCTTCGTCGGCGGTCAGCTGTTTTCGACCGCCATAAACGCCCTCGGAGCGTTCGTTCACTCGCTCCGTCTCCAGTACGTTGAGTTCTTCGGAACCTTTTACTCGGGCGATGGAAAACCCTTCACCCCGTTCAAGTCCAAGAGGGAGGTTTCGAAACTCGAGTTGAAAGCTGATGGAGGTGCATGA
- a CDS encoding ATP synthase subunit K (produces ATP from ADP in the presence of a proton gradient across the membrane; the K subunit is a nonenzymatic component which binds the dimeric form by interacting with the G and E subunits): MDPIVYVALGAALASGIAGAASAFGVGIAGAAAAGVVAEDEKNFKNALILEGLPMTQSIYGLITLFLILLSAGIIGGGFKFAQATTDNIVKSAILFGAGLTVGLTGLSAIPQGIIASAGIGAVAKNPKTFTQGIIFAAMAETMAIFGLVGALIMIATGVGL; this comes from the coding sequence ATGGACCCGATAGTTTACGTTGCCCTCGGCGCGGCGCTCGCGAGCGGAATAGCGGGTGCCGCCTCGGCCTTCGGTGTTGGTATAGCAGGTGCCGCAGCTGCAGGAGTCGTTGCAGAGGACGAGAAGAACTTCAAGAACGCGCTGATACTCGAAGGTCTGCCCATGACCCAGAGTATCTACGGTCTCATTACCCTGTTCCTCATCCTGCTCAGCGCGGGAATCATAGGCGGCGGCTTCAAGTTCGCCCAGGCCACCACTGACAACATAGTTAAGAGTGCCATACTCTTCGGTGCCGGCCTTACCGTCGGCCTCACCGGCCTCTCCGCCATACCGCAGGGTATCATCGCGAGCGCTGGAATCGGTGCCGTTGCCAAGAACCCGAAGACCTTCACCCAGGGCATCATCTTCGCCGCTATGGCCGAGACCATGGCCATCTTCGGTCTCGTCGGTGCGCTCATCATGATTGCCACCGGCGTCGGTCTCTGA
- a CDS encoding V-type ATP synthase subunit E, which produces MEGAELIIQEINREAEQKIQYILSEAQKEAEKLKEEARKRAEAKAEWILRKAKTQAEIERQRIIANAKLEVRKKKLAVQEELIRQVIESLKERLANLPEDEYFPMLVELTVKAVEELGTDKVVVRSNERTLKLIVERLAEFREKLKEALGKDVEVTVGEPIQTIGGILVESSDGTVRVDNTFEARIERFESELRATIAKALFG; this is translated from the coding sequence ATGGAAGGGGCTGAACTGATAATTCAGGAGATAAACAGGGAGGCCGAGCAGAAGATACAGTACATACTCAGCGAGGCCCAGAAGGAAGCGGAGAAGCTCAAGGAAGAGGCCAGGAAGAGGGCGGAGGCCAAGGCCGAGTGGATACTCCGAAAGGCCAAGACCCAGGCCGAGATAGAGAGGCAGAGGATAATAGCCAACGCCAAGCTCGAGGTCAGGAAGAAGAAGCTCGCCGTTCAGGAGGAGCTCATAAGGCAGGTCATCGAGTCCCTCAAGGAGAGGCTCGCGAACCTCCCCGAGGACGAGTACTTCCCGATGCTCGTTGAACTCACCGTCAAGGCCGTTGAGGAGCTCGGAACCGATAAGGTCGTCGTCCGCTCCAACGAGAGGACCCTCAAGCTCATCGTTGAGAGACTGGCCGAGTTCAGGGAGAAGCTCAAGGAAGCCCTTGGGAAGGACGTCGAGGTCACCGTCGGTGAGCCGATTCAGACCATCGGCGGAATCCTCGTGGAGAGCTCCGACGGAACGGTTAGGGTTGACAACACCTTCGAGGCCAGGATAGAGCGCTTTGAGAGCGAGTTGAGGGCTACCATCGCCAAGGCCCTCTTCGGGTGA
- a CDS encoding V-type ATP synthase subunit C: protein MEMEAVTGILNTTIAVVFTWVGYKTAKIIWKYTPYSYPNARIKAMDAKLLTEQKFNELAESRTLQNFVVNLEDTDYKDYFGDVSSYTVEEVEKALEKALAGTYGLMFKILPKRSRGFFELLLEGWDVRNIANVVKAKLANEPASDYMVELGTMLPKVKAMAEAKTLEEILVILEGTPYEEVYQKLLLGEIDVTCFETELYKMHYGKLLSYALSRKDDERVILEEFVRLSIDKLNILTALRAKKAGLSAEEIKPMLIPGGTVKLDPLLHVDSFDMALAELDSTKYGPVIRDVREEIENDLSVLEKALNDHIIERISELERFYPLSIATPLSYVLRKEREIRKLRAIAKLIENGVEPERIKELAGEVA, encoded by the coding sequence ATTGAGATGGAGGCAGTAACGGGAATCCTCAACACCACGATTGCAGTGGTTTTCACCTGGGTGGGCTACAAGACCGCCAAGATAATCTGGAAGTACACGCCTTACTCCTATCCAAACGCCAGAATCAAGGCGATGGACGCGAAGCTCCTCACAGAGCAGAAGTTCAACGAGTTAGCTGAAAGCAGAACCCTCCAGAACTTCGTCGTGAACCTTGAGGATACGGACTACAAGGACTATTTCGGAGACGTTTCAAGCTACACCGTTGAGGAGGTTGAGAAGGCTCTCGAGAAGGCCCTGGCTGGAACCTACGGACTCATGTTCAAGATACTCCCCAAGCGCTCAAGGGGCTTCTTCGAGCTCCTCCTCGAGGGCTGGGACGTCAGGAACATAGCCAACGTCGTCAAGGCCAAGCTCGCCAACGAGCCAGCGAGCGACTATATGGTAGAGCTCGGAACGATGCTCCCTAAGGTCAAGGCCATGGCCGAGGCGAAGACCCTCGAAGAAATCCTCGTAATCCTCGAGGGAACCCCATACGAGGAGGTTTATCAGAAGCTCCTGCTCGGCGAGATAGACGTTACCTGCTTCGAGACCGAGCTCTACAAGATGCACTACGGAAAACTCCTGAGCTATGCCCTCTCGAGGAAGGACGACGAGAGGGTTATCTTAGAGGAGTTCGTGAGGCTCTCAATAGACAAGCTCAACATCCTTACCGCGCTCAGGGCAAAGAAGGCCGGTCTCTCGGCGGAAGAGATAAAGCCGATGCTGATTCCGGGCGGAACCGTCAAGCTCGACCCGCTCCTGCACGTTGACTCCTTCGACATGGCCTTAGCCGAGCTCGACTCGACCAAGTACGGCCCGGTAATCAGGGACGTCAGGGAGGAAATCGAGAACGACCTTAGCGTCCTTGAGAAGGCACTCAACGACCACATAATCGAGAGGATTTCGGAGCTCGAACGCTTCTACCCGCTCAGCATAGCAACGCCACTGAGCTACGTCCTCAGGAAGGAGAGGGAAATCAGGAAGCTGAGGGCAATAGCCAAGCTGATAGAGAACGGCGTTGAGCCCGAGAGGATAAAGGAGCTCGCGGGTGAGGTGGCATGA